Within Triticum dicoccoides isolate Atlit2015 ecotype Zavitan chromosome 1B, WEW_v2.0, whole genome shotgun sequence, the genomic segment agatgttatgaccggtcAGGTCTATGCCAGAAAGAGGCCCACCGGgcattagtattaggggcttgtcccgcaagttatcttaggtaagttatcttaggcaagttatcttaggctaaagttataaatactagttgtaagacaccgtttgagatcaagcaataaagatattataatcttctgttgcccggctccccaaggagccggaaccctagccgcctctcccaaccctagccgcgacggcgcACGACCGCCGGCGCGCCCGCTCCAGCCTCCGTCCCCCTCCCCCTTGCCCATACAACCTACGCCGGAGGcctggtaggaaccctagtcctaccacgAACATATAATAATTCCAATAGGTTACCTATGTAAATGTTCTACACAATTCAAATAAATATCAACCTCCTGCCCCAAAGATTTAGTAAAAGAGACCAGGTGGGCCCCATGAAATATTTACACAATATTGCAAACTTAGTCCGCCAAAAGAATGATCTGATCAAATAAAAATCCTTAACACAAAGATCAAACTGATGATGATGTGTCTAGAGTTAGGACCTGATATATGTTAGTGACTTGTAAGCAATTACAATCCTTTACATGTAAAGGGAAGTCGATGAGTCATGTCATGCTCTATAGGTGTTAGTTTATCTTATCATCTTAAAGGACAATACAATGTTAGTTATATAAAAAACAATTGAGTCTAGAAGAACCCTCCACATGTAAGGCTTTAATAATAGAGCATATGTTAACAACCCACACATGTTTGCAACTTAGCCCTACACAAGTTTTGCCTTTTCTTGTTTAAGGCGGACACCCTATACAAGGTTCCAAAATCGGGTGTAAAAGTGATAATATCTTGATAAGTGCGTGACATGTAAAGTGAATAAGGCATGTCATCTATAACAAACATCAGGTACCTTTTCCAAAATTGGGTGTAAAAGTGACACTATCCAGATAAATGCATGACATGTAAAGTGAATAAGGCAAGTCATCTACCTCAAACATCATGTACTTTGTGTATGATCATATGCACAACTAAAAAGCAACTTTGATGATCAATCCAAAAGTACGCTTATAGCTAGTGCAACCTACCATAATGTACCAAAAATCCATTCCAGAAACATCCAAACACAATTATTAAAGTTGATGCAAAGAAGGAAAGAGATGGTGCACGGGCTACTATAAATAGGCATGAAGTATAGTGATTATAACAAGCACAAGCATCAAAACCAAGCAACACTAGTTAACACCAATTCACCATGAAGACCTTCCTCATCTTTGCCCTCCTCGCCATTGCGGCGAAAAGTGCCATTGCACAAATGGAGACTAGCCACAACCCTGGCCTGGAGAAACCATCGCAACAACAACCATTACCACTACAACAAATCTTATGGTACCACCAACAACAACCCATCCAACAACAACCACAACCATTTCCACAACAGCCACCATGTTCACAGCAACAGCAACCACCATTATCGCAGCTACAACAACCACCATTTTCACAGCAACAACCACCATTATCGCAGCAACAACAACCAGTTCTACCGCAACAACCACCATTTTTGCAGCAACAACAACCATTTCCGCAGCAACAACAACCACCTCTACCACAACAACCACCATTTTCACAGCAACAACCATCATTTtctcagcagcagcaacaaccaccaTTTtctcagcagcaacaacaaccaccattttcgcaacaacaacaacaaccaattCTACCACAACAACCACCATTTTTGCAACACCAACAACTAGTTCTACCGCAACAACAGTTACCATATGTTCATCCATCTATCTTGCAGCAGCTAAACCCATGCAAGGTATTCCTCCAGCAGCATTGCAGCCCTGTGGCAATGCCACAAAGTCTTGCTAGgtcgcaaatgttgtggcagagcaGTTGCCATGTGATGCAGCAACAATGTTGCCAGCAGCTGCCGCGAATCCCCGAACAATCACGCTATGATGCAATCCGTGCCATCATCTACTCGATCGTCCTACAAGAACAACAACCTAGTCAGGGTTTCAACCAACCTCAGCAGCAACAACCCCAACAGTCGGTCCAAGGTGTCTCCCAACCCCAACAACAACAGAAGCAACTCGGACAGTGTTCTTTCCAACAACCTCAACAACAACAACTCGGTCAATGGCCTCAACAACAGGTACCACAGGGTACCTTATTGCAGCCACACCAAATAGCTCAACTTGAGGTGATGACTTCCATCGCATTCCGTACCCTGCCAACGATGTGCAGTGTCAATGTGCCGGTGTACGGCACGACCACTAGTGTGCCATTCGGCGTTGGCACCCAAGTTGGTGCCTACTGATAAGAAAATATCTCTAGTAATATATA encodes:
- the LOC119317051 gene encoding gamma-gliadin B-I-like; amino-acid sequence: MKTFLIFALLAIAAKSAIAQMETSHNPGLEKPSQQQPLPLQQILWYHQQQPIQQQPQPFPQQPPCSQQQQPPLSQLQQPPFSQQQPPLSQQQQPVLPQQPPFLQQQQPFPQQQQPPLPQQPPFSQQQPSFSQQQQQPPFSQQQQQPPFSQQQQQPILPQQPPFLQHQQLVLPQQQLPYVHPSILQQLNPCKVFLQQHCSPVAMPQSLARSQMLWQSSCHVMQQQCCQQLPRIPEQSRYDAIRAIIYSIVLQEQQPSQGFNQPQQQQPQQSVQGVSQPQQQQKQLGQCSFQQPQQQQLGQWPQQQVPQGTLLQPHQIAQLEVMTSIAFRTLPTMCSVNVPVYGTTTSVPFGVGTQVGAY